In Danio aesculapii chromosome 17, fDanAes4.1, whole genome shotgun sequence, the sequence CTCCTCATGTATGGTGAGTATTAGACCtgtaaaaatagtaaatataacaCTGTAATGTAAAATTAAGCTTATCATCAATGTACAGTCCAGCAGTAAACATTATGGTCCATTTGCAGTTGGGATGAGACTCATTTTGGGAAAATGGGAAGCTATTACATTAATCGCACCTTCTTCTTTGATGTCCATCCGCCCCTTGGAAAGGTGTGGCTTTTAATGCAATATGATcagaattattttgtgtttttattgtgtgGCTGAAAGGGATGCTTCTGTCTTTCTCATTCAGATGCTGATCGGCCTCGCTGGATACTTGACAGGTTACGATGGGACCTTTCCCTTCATAAAGCCAGGAGACAAATATGAGCACCACAATTACTGGGGGATGAGAGCGGtaaattataattgttattatctTTGAGATGGCTTTTAATGTAGTGTTTAATGTAATGCACAGTTAGTTTCAGCATTGTTGATAAGAAGAATGTTTTTGAGCATCAAATCATCATGTTAGAATGATTTCAGAAGGACTGTGTGAGTAATGGTGATGAAAAAATTCAGCTTTACCATCACTTTAATAATTAAgacttaaaatatatgaaaatagaaTTGGTTTTTAACGTTATATATGATTATAATGATTAGCAAAATCCTTAAATGAAGACATGTTGTGCTTATGAGACttttaaaggaaaataaaagtacatatttATGGAAAGCGTAAGTTGAAGGGGCGTCTATTTTAACGTTGCAAAAAAAACCTTGCATAAAAAAATGGGTTAAATAATGTTaagtaaaattaatattattatgtaaaactacactcaaaaaacaacataaatatgacttttctGACTGCCTAAAACCTAGTGATTTTATGCATTCTGGGATAGTATAAAGATTGTTATTTTTGGGCTGCACCGTGAggtttaaatagtattttattatgcCATCAAAGGATTTGGTTATATAATTGTGAATAGTCAAAATtagttaaaaatcattttaaaaatagtaataaatattgGGACAAGTTTTAATGTACATACTAACTAATGAGTAGGCTCACACGGTATGTGTgtgcgcagaaatctgcagatttttagcccatcaagtCCATTTAGTAAATTTTAGTTAATTGTGAAAGTGTGtaagtttatatttattcagtttttaaattaattgcagtataattactgactaatatgaaaatgtttaaatgatttacttacaatacagtttgtaaagtaataatttctctcttttagtagataaattgtacatatattaaatgatttgcattgtaaacattaaataaaagtaaaaaaattattcttcttttatttaacacattaagtttttagttatgatacacccaaaatcattccatataaatctgcagattttttacaatactctgtataaatagcaaaaaatgtctgcagattcggTCTGGCCTTACTAATAACTAACCAGCTGATACTTTGACCCCTATATGAATAGTTCCTATgcatatgttttaatttaaaaatatattatttaatagacTTTTTAAGTAATGCCTTTTCATGGAcatcaaaaatgttgtttttagacAGGCTCTCTGTATGTATGGGTTTATTATTTAACCATGACAATTTGTAATATAAAGATatgcaagataaaataaaatcaaagtaaaataaaagattaagattgctataagataaaaaaaaatacaagtctACTTTGGGCTTTGAGTAAATATACTATGATATTTCTTATTGTTAAGTAAAGTAAAGAATGTTACACATAAAAATGCTATTCATAAATAATTCTGAGCTCTAATCCTTGTGATTATTTCATTTTCTGTAGTTCTGTGCTGCTCTTGGTTCCTGTCTGCCTCCTTTTGCCTTTCTTATTGTCCTGGAGCTCTCCCAGTCTCCGGCAGCAGCGCTCATCGCAGCCTCTCTGCTCATCTTTGGTGAGTGCAGCAGTCATCAGCAACACAGAGGCAAGCTGTAGTTAATAAAGTCATTGTGACCATAATCTAAAGCTAAATCAACTGGTCTATTTCACAACAGACACTGGTTGCATCACCCTGTCCCAGTACATCCTGCTGGATCCCATTCTGATGTTTTTCATTATGGGCTCGGTTCTGTGCATGGTCAAATTCAACAAGCAGAGACTCGGGTAAAGCAATTTCAAGCATTTCTATGCCCACATGAGGCTTTATGTGAATTATGGGAATAACTTCCATTAAACTGTAAACAGGGTTCCCAGAAgtcataacataataacatatatatatacacacacagttgaagtcagaattattagcccccgttttaatttttgtttcttttttaaatatttcccaaatgatgtttaacagagcaaggatttttttacagtatatctgtataagaaagtcttatttgttttattaaaaaagcagtttttaattttttaaaagccattttaaggtcaaaattattagcccctttaagctatttttttccgatagtctacagaacaaaccatcattatacaataacttgcctaattaccctaacctgcctagttaaccaaattaacctagttaagcctttaaatgtcactttaagctgtatagaagtgtcttgaaaaatatctagtcaaatattatttgtgtatatatatatatatatatatatatatatatatatatatatatatatatatatatatatatatatatatatatatatatatatatatatatatatatatagacatacttttttttttgttgttgtgccaATCCAAAATCACTGAAGTCAGAACTCTTGAAATGCTGTCTGTAAcagttctgtatttttttttaacctgcTCAGAGctcaaacagctttttttttctgttcattataGGTAATGGAAAATCAaatttttagtcagtgaaagtgaGGTGCAAGTATTCTTCAAACAGTTCATCAATCAAATATTATTAAacgttaacttaataaatttaacAAATTACTTTAGGCTgaccaaaaataaatgaagaaaacccAAAACATTTTTCCACACCAACAGCTCCGATATAAAGAGTATATGACGATACTGCAGAGAATATAAAGAAAAACATTGAGGGGACTTTTTTTATCCACAGTTTTGATAAGTGCACAGTGCTTTTGATAATAAAGTCACTTTAAAATATCAAGCATAACATTCACTTCTTAATagataaaaaaatgcacaaagcCAACAATACCTCTCACTCAGTTTTCATTATGTATATAGATTATTTTTAGCACAactttattttatcaaaaaaatGTTTCAGCAAAAGTGGAAGTTCCTCAAACTGGAAGTGCAACCCATATTTTGAAATAAAGTAACGGTGTGTGGATAAAAGGTGGATGGATGGCTTTATCAATTTTGTTTAATGTATCATGAATGCAAAACTTTGTCATTGTGTTCAGGCCTTTCAGCTTCTCCTGGTGGTTCTGGCTGCTACTGACAGGGCTTTGCCTCTCTGGGTCTCTTGGTGTAAAGTTTGTGGGGCTGTTTGTCATTCTCTTGGTTGGAATCAACACAGCGCTTGATCTGTGGAGGCTGCTTGGGGACCTCAGCTTGTCTCTGGTATAAAACTCTAGTTGAAAGGCAAAGTTATCAGCCCCCCGTGAAAATTTaaagtctttttcaaatatttcccaagatatgtttaacagagcaagcacattttttcacagtgtttcctactTTATATTTCTTCTGGATaattttttaatgtcttttagttaaaaaaatatattttaagaatgTAAAGACTGCTTACATAAATAGTATTAGACCccttaagattattattattattattattatcattattattattattattattattgttattattatcgttattattattattattattatcattattatcatcattattattattattattattattattattattattattattattattattattattattattataaatgttataattgGCTACAGACAAAAACACTCTTGTCCAAAGacttgactagttaacctaacttgcctCATTAACCTAGTTTCTTGCAAAAACTTCccgcaaaacaaaatattatgtactaacATCATGGAAAAGACAAAAGTAATCAGTTGTTTAAGCTATCATGTTTACAAATTTATTGAATACTAGTTGTGGcaagtatttgaaaaagaattaaaaatcataGCAgggttaataatttagttttcatatgtatatgttattttacagtttagcTTTTAAAACGTGTATTATTGTAattcagtagtcaacatttgaagtgaatcaataAAACTACTATATATGAAActactatatacagtacatacacaaatTGCTAAAGTGAGATAAAAGCACTTCACATGTGTATTTTCTTTCAGACTGAAGAAAAAGTCTTTGTATCACTTTCCTTTTGCACATTTCTGTTGATTATAAGTTACACTGTAACTCCATGCAAAGTATTTCTGATTAAAGTATTAGCAGTCTCTCAGCTTAATATCTACTGACACTGCTCCACCAACAGACATTTTGCAGAATATAAGAAACTTGTCAACTTAAGCTAACCCTAATCTTACAGTTTACTAATTTTCTAATGTGAATTACTTGCTATGTAGTTATGATGTAACTTCAACAAAATGTTAAagagaccattaaaataaagtgataccgaaTACTTTATGAAGGCCAAAAAGCTTGCTTTGGATAACACATCTGCTGaaatcaataaatgtaaaattcaggtgcagtttttttctttataaaatatCTTTCTGGCCCAACACGTTTCTATGATTCTGTATGCTCTTGTTGTGAAAATATGTACTTCTTGTTCACTAGGTGGATTTTGCGAAGCACTTACTAGCTCGAAGTTTTGGGTTGATAATGCTCCCGTTGTTCTTATACACCACAATATTTGCCATCCACTTCATTGTCTTAAACAGGAGGTAAGTTTGAGCTAATCTTCTGTTTTTCTATTGTCAAAACATCTAGTTGGTCTATAGTAAAAAAGCATTGTTCTTTTTTCAATACACAGTGGTCCAGGGGATGGTTTCTTCAGCTCTGCATTCCAGTCTCGCTTGATTGGAAACAATCTACACAACGCCTCCATGCCAGAGTGTAAAAAAacaacttcattttttttaaagtttggatTTTGTGTAAAGATTCCATGTTTGAAAATGGGCTTTTATGCCTCCTCCCACACAGATCTGGCATATGGCTCAATCATAACAGTGAAAAATCTGCGAATAGCAGGAGGATATTTGCACTCTCACTGGCACCTTTACCCAGAGGGGGTTGGAGCTCACCAGCAGCAGGTCAGTTCACCCTCATCTGctcttaaggggatagttcacccccacaaaaaatctaatttactcactgtttactcactttcaagtggttccaaaacattatgagtttctttctgctgttgaatgcaaaagaagatattttgcagaaaactggaaacctgtaacaattgacgcccaatagtaggaaaaacaaataccaatgAAATTGACTGTTAGAGGTTTCCAGcgttcttcaaattatcttcttttgtgttaaaggtAAACagataaagggtgagtaaatgatggcagaattttcattttttgagtgaactgtccctgtaATCAAATCTTTTAATTGCAATCTTCTAATGTTGTCGGTAATGATAACCTGATGTTGTATGTGAGGGCTGACATTCATTGAGTACCTCACTGTTTAAAAGTTAACTTATTGCAGTCTTGATTTAAATACTTATTCCAAAATGATTGGGATGTGACTCAGAGAATGTAGCTGAGCGGTACAATTAtgaaatattttcagattttgtgCTTTTTAACCACACAGTATTGTTATTTGTTCAAAATTCCaaatttttttaatccaaaattTGTCAGAGGAAAAGTCAAGCTCCCATAATTCAATTCAGAAGGATAAACATACaacattaactgaaataaaaaaattgaaagtaCTTTTAATTCAGATATATTTCATAGTGATTATATTGTTATAAGCCATTACAAATAATTCCTGTTCTTTTTAATTTTCAGAAAATCAAGAACATAATTTAGCAtccacaaatgttttaaactgtgATAGTAAGAGTCtgctaaaatgaacaaataatccaTCCTGCTATTCAATTACATGTTTAAGTATTTttctaatagaaaaaaaaattagaaaaagttATTTATAACTCACATATAAATATCCTTTCACAGTATTGTTGTATTTTTTGGATCTGGATTTGTGATccaataaattcatttatttgatcacaaAGTCTTTATGTCCTAATGGACTTAATCCAAAAACACTTTGGAAGTGTACATGTACATttgcatgtgtatatttattgactttattctttTAAGTTCTCCGGTGTGTTTTTCTAAGAATGATAAATCATTTTCCTCTCCACATCTATTTTGCCTATTATCTTGTGTAGGTTACTGCCTATTTACACAAAGATTATAACAACCTGTGGTTGGTCAAGAGACTTGACAACTCTGATGGTGAGTTTTTAATGCATGTTTGCATATTTGCTCAATATTCTTTATACACACACTGCACAAGAGTCAATAACTCTGTTATCTGCTAAGACCTCACAGGCTCACCAGAGCTGGTCCGACATGGTGATATCATTAGACTGGAGCATAAAGAGTAAGTGTCAGGTCTTTCTGAAAGTGACAAAATAATTAATAAGAACGATGaacatgttgtttaaaacaatgcAAACTTGGTTTTCGTCATCAGAACTACAAGAAATCTTCATAGTCATTTCCATGAAGCGCCCCTGACCAAAAAACACCTGCAGGTCACAGGTTATGGCATTGTGAGTACTATATCATTCGTATATTGTTACCATTCATATAATTTAGGGATTTTGTCAATACTACCGAAGCTTGTCTTTAAAGATGCCTATCTGTGGTGGATAGTGAAAAATATCATACTTCTACAAAACAGTGAACTCTAGTGTGCTTTGAATAtagcaattattatttttatacaatattactgtatttattgttaattaatgctttatttattcatttatttattacatttagcaaaaaaaaaaataattgtcattAGTTGAGAAGCTGTTAAACTTGGATATGTATACTGTACGCCATGCAAAAGAAGAAAATGTATTCAATTAGTGCCCGCCAACTTTTCCAACATCACTGGTTCTGGTATTTTTTTCCAAGAAATACTGTCTGTCTTTAAAGGTTAATCATTTatggttaaaatattttttcctatGAAGATTACTGTTGCCCTCTGTACTTTCACAATTGTGTCTTTCATACAGAGTCTGCTTTGAACTTGACTAGTTGTCCACTAAGAGCATCATGCATTTCTAGAATTCTGTCTTTTGGTTTCAGAATGGCAGTGGCGACGTGAATGACCTGTGGCAGGTGGAGGTGTGTGGAGGGAGGAAGGGAGATCCGGTGAAGGTGCTGCGCAGTAAAGTGCGTTTTCTCCATCGTGCCACAGGCTGTGTGCTCTGCTCCTCTGGAAAGACCCTTCCCAAGTGGTGAGAGCATTTGTTCCGCCAAAACCTCACAGCCGGTCTGGAGTGCACAATGAACAAATCATCGAAAATATTGTGCATTTTACTGTTtaacaggggatgggaacaggtgGAGGTCACATGCAGTCCTTATGTCAAAGAGACTCCAAATTCACAGTGGAACATTGAGGACCACATAAACCCTAAACGTATGCCTGTatagctgggttttttttttcaatattgatTTAATGGGTAGAAAACTGCAGTTTTGTTCATTTGCTGGTGTGATTTTTCTGTGCGCAGTGCCCAACATCAGTCTTTCTGTACTCAAACCCACTTTCCTGGAGATCCTCTGGGAGTCCCATATTGTGATGATCAGGGTAAGATTCTCCTGACAGGAAAACTGCCTGTTAAATTTGCTCTTCATGTGGGAATTACTTCTAATTAAAGATAATCTCCCTATTAAAAATATCCTACCACATGGGAATGATTTCTgaattaaattacagtattttccAGAATATAAGTTGATTAAAAGTctgttaattttttcttttttttactgaaatgcaCTGCTTTAATTTCAAAGTGAAGTTAACATCAAGAACAAGTAAAGTTTCACATATTTTTACTGACTTGTTTTATACTTGCATTGCTCTTCTTCTGTTGTCTGAACCATTAAATTTagagtaatgtaatgtaatgtgcatttatatagcacatttattgtgtgtgGCCATGCACCAAGAGCGCTTTACAATCATGCCCCCTCTCTCCTCCCCACCATCATTTGTTGTGGAGTGACTAGGGAAACTAAAATCCTAACATTTAacccatttacatttattcatgaaTGAAATTATCAAATGCAACTTGCACCAATTATATACCAGTGTGacttatcagtttaataaataattgaatcctaaatatattaaattaataatgtttttgtgtAGGGAAACAGTGGTTTGAAGCCCAAAGACAACGAGATGAACTCTAAGCCCTGGCATTGGCCCATTAACTATCAGGTAAGTTGTGTATgagcagttttattattattaatgtaataaaatttatatgattgatcaatattgatttatttgtaaGTGTTATTTATAAACGAGGGCTGCAGCAATTAGTTATTGTAATAATTGATTAATCAGATATGGGTTTTTTCCATTTTCTTTAAACATATTGTGACTGAAGTGCAACAACTAAAATCCTTACATTTAACCCATTTacttatagtatagtatagtatagtatagatcTCAAATAGTCAACAGTAAAAAGTCTATAAAAGCCaagcacagatacacacacacacataaaaaaaaaaacttattgcaataaactttattccaggatttttttttttaattttcatcatGTAATATTGGTAAAAATCCTAtgtaatttatgtatttgtttgtttgttgtttttaattctaTATTTCTTACTGAAATGTTCTTGtcatgaaaatagcctttgttgctgacatggcattataTTCAAAAATTAACCATCACACATTTTAATGCGTTCAACTCAATTCACAGCTACTGCACTATATTCAGAATTTAAACAATGGAATTATTTATTTCACTAGAAATGACATTAACTAATAATATCATTACtcacttactcccagggccatttatatcgaagtttgTTACGTTATCTAACTTTGCACGGCTCCACCTAGCAAGCCAGACCTGTAACAATaaatagtattaaataaaaataattaggaCACCTCTGAATTAATAAGGAGCCCGAAGACTCATCTCCCGTTCgaaaaggaaaaacaacaacaaagaagatTGACCAAAGATATAAtgtaaagtcaaatttattttacatttaacttttAAGACATAAAAATCTTGCTGAGGtaaagccaaaataacaaacaaaaactcaacCACTAACTAAGTTTTAAACCCTCTTACCTGCACATGAAATAAACTACTAACCACAAGACACGAGAAAATTTAATAAAGCAAAAAGGCACCCTCCTCATCACATGTGTCTTTTTATAGATCTCAATTAGTCAACACTCAACAATTTCAACAATATCGTCGTGCAACTACAACACAAGTTTTTCTTCCAGTCCAGTTTAAATAGACTTCCCAAACATGCCGGCAAGCTTCCATGCGTCGACACCTGATTCACACTTGTGCGCtcatcatagatatttacattagatgtcgtcaATAGAGCCGGCATTTTAGTatagggtagcgctcctttgaaatgaatgcgggaccaaggtgtagtggaggactggccatccagagccagagatatacacatatgtgcatatatctatgatctgcagttttcctggtggtcagtatgcaaatatttttttattacgaaaattataattttacgtcacttttctacatcgatggataagtgaccatgcaggcattcctgacaaggagcatgtgtttgtgtgcatggaaatgtattatcctcccacCCTTTTAAATTTGATCtcatctgtgtcctgaaacacagcccctctcctgctttcacttctcattctaatggagggagcgattcatttctgaatgaatctccgttataaatgactcgttcacttagccgacaataatactagtttctagcaccgcagcatcttgttgtcatattttatttacattgtttgcttattttattcaacaaaactagcagaAGCCttgtatttagtgcaagttggtgctactttgcctcatGGTCAATGCAGTAAGAGACTATATTATCATCAAcaacgttacttgtttagcacaaaagtttgtaacatacaaaaatgttaaaaacgaAATTTTACCTAAGAAATGtgatgcctttgtgctttgttttgtttgtttgcttgttactacacccgtacacagtgcTAAAGTTCAGCATCTTCACGTTgacacactgtcttgactagtgcggttgagtGACATTTGTCctaggagcactgtacaaatgtggcggcactaTTGATGCATGATCAAGctccgtatgtgatatctagggTATATATCTATGTGCGCTCCTAATGAAACCTGTCAGAGAGACAGCGGAGAGAAGAGAACCACAACAAACAGAGGCATATACAACAACACAAAGAAAAACTCActacttgaaataaaatattttttgtatgattgttttaataaaaacgaagtatatataatatacataacaaagttgatatttagccgcaccatattggtgttttgtaacatcttgtttttatgaggtgagttgttagcccaacgctcaaccctcAATCTGGAGGACcaagacatacacacaaacactacggacaatttatctcacctgattcacctacagcacgtctatggactgtgggggaaactggaacacccggaggaaacccaatgcgaacatggggagaacatgcaaactccacacagaaatgccaactgacccagcagggctcgaactagtgactttttttgctttgaggcgacagccctACCCACCGGGCCAGCTATagatttgatttaattaaatataataagcaAATCAAATAAACGTTAAGCAGACAGGAATTAATgcgttacttttttaaataaagcgtTGATTACAATAATTtgtataaaattttttttgtaatcaatTAAATCGAATACTCAACAAACACATCTACGTTGAAGCGATGTCTGTACAACGTTGCATTTTTTTCAAAGGCAAAGTCGCCACTTATGTGCTCGCTACGTTGTTACAACGTAGAAATGTAAGACGTGAGACAGCTGTAGCAACGTTGTCAGGTAACATTCATCAACCTTGAGACGACGTTCTTACCacatgtattaatgttttttttctggcagTTTACCAATACTGCCTAGAATACAGGCTAAGTAGTGATAATTTTCCAGTAttgctaaatattaaatattgttcaaatgcctcacaaatgtaaataatcaaacttttttattatatatttcacaatatataatacatacgGTACACATCTACCTATAAGCAAACAGTATAAAATAGtgtttagattaaattaaatcattacctatatataattaaactaaaaggataggctaaattaaaatgtcaattgagaaagtaaacaaacaagaaatgtAAACAAGAAAGCAAATTAAAATGCAGACACTGGGCATCTAATCTCTGGACTGGAGAATACAGCAGACCGGGAGCACAGCCGAAGACCAGCTGTAATTGTTGGTACGAAGAAAGCAGTCAGAGAATAAACAAGTCCAACAGAGAATCCAGTTCAGAGATGGATCCACAGCAGCCACAAGTCAAAATAAGCAGTGAACAAGAGAGGACAGATCAGAGACAGAACTACACAAATCACCACTGATGTCTTAATTAGGAAGAAGAAATAAAGCACTACCAAAGACTATTTAAAACACCTGCGTTGTTGAATGAGACTCCAAACTGTCTGTTGAAATTGAAACCGATTCATTGATGACGAGTAAATGTTGTACAGTGGTTGTCCATGCCGCCTAAGCACAACTTAAAGCAACAGCCGTTTAAATGGCAACATTATGACACTGTTGTGGCAACCTTCAGCAACAACGtagatcctcaacctttttacaagGTTGGTACAACATTGGAGGAAGGTCGCTACGTTGAGGCAACATTGTGTGTTAGTTGGGTAACTGATAATAACTGTCAGCCCTATGATTAACCATTAcaatatgtgaagtttatttataaagtcaagctaatgtacgaaccaccaatcagacgattcctaactcagtataaataaccaaagcatcTTACCTTCAGCCAtattcatcttgaagaatccccactcccaccccctctcctcctctctttctctatagggcagcacggcggcccagtggctagcactgcggcctcacagcaagaatgcctctggtAAGGGTCTCCACCCAGCTacccagtcggcatttctgtgtggagttcatgttctccccgtgctcgcgtgggtttttccCCGTgtcctctggtttcctcccacagtccaaaacatgagacataagtaaattgactaaatcaaatcagcaccatagtcaAATTCCACCAGCAACACACCCTCATAGCAATACTTAAGCagcaggaggggggggggggttctggagatctacctgagctcaaactcccctctcaccctgcaaacgggagggagccccggactCGAGGATCTCTTTAGTCATTtactcatgagctcagggctctctcccgggacagcatgccaaactagcttattaccaatcatcagctaagtgtgaactcttgaatacagcatttattaacagtaataattatctttttttcaagttttttcaAGTTCAAGTTTTTTCAAGTAAACTTTTATAAGTTTATTGATTAATATATTATTGTGCTTTTGTCATTTAAGGtagattttgttttatgtttgtcattttaatacttttattttacttagccacataaacaaaacatttcttatttacaaatatacacacacatacacacaaacacacacaaacaaaacagttttatgtcATATCTCTGTACCATTTCATCACTATTTATTATTCACAACAGGGTTTGAGGTTTTCCGGAGTCAATGAAACTGAATACCGTGTTTATCTGCTTGGAAACCCTGTAAGTGTCTCTGTCTTTTTTTACACCCTCCATTTTCCAAGACCTCTTGTTCCATCATTAGTAAATATCCCTTCACATCCTCAGGTCATTTGGTGGCTGAACCTGTCAAGTCTGGCTCTATTTGTAATCCTGCTGACGGTGGCTTCATTAGCAGCACAGAGAAGAGTGAAGATGGAGGGAATGATGAAAGGTAAGCAGCAATGCAGATGTTTGTGCAGTGTATAAAAAGGGGAGCAGGTCTAAAAGAGCTGATGTTGTGTTTCAGTGCACTGTCACACACTCATGGAGGGTGGCGGGATGCTGTTTTTGGGCTGGCTTTTACACTATCTCCCGTTCTACATCATGGGTCGCATACTCTACTACCACCATTACTTTCCTGCCATGATGTTCAG encodes:
- the pomt2 gene encoding protein O-mannosyl-transferase 2 isoform X1 yields the protein MDGRPKENFTQKQDTSAVRHRKTCKVNEGAKFHSQPHNGTIIGANKITKREGGHISSACRDDHVPVFILALVVVLSVSTRFYKITEPPHVCWDETHFGKMGSYYINRTFFFDVHPPLGKMLIGLAGYLTGYDGTFPFIKPGDKYEHHNYWGMRAFCAALGSCLPPFAFLIVLELSQSPAAALIAASLLIFDTGCITLSQYILLDPILMFFIMGSVLCMVKFNKQRLGPFSFSWWFWLLLTGLCLSGSLGVKFVGLFVILLVGINTALDLWRLLGDLSLSLVDFAKHLLARSFGLIMLPLFLYTTIFAIHFIVLNRSGPGDGFFSSAFQSRLIGNNLHNASMPEYLAYGSIITVKNLRIAGGYLHSHWHLYPEGVGAHQQQVTAYLHKDYNNLWLVKRLDNSDDLTGSPELVRHGDIIRLEHKETTRNLHSHFHEAPLTKKHLQVTGYGINGSGDVNDLWQVEVCGGRKGDPVKVLRSKVRFLHRATGCVLCSSGKTLPKWGWEQVEVTCSPYVKETPNSQWNIEDHINPKLPNISLSVLKPTFLEILWESHIVMIRGNSGLKPKDNEMNSKPWHWPINYQGLRFSGVNETEYRVYLLGNPVSVSVFFYTLHFPRPLVPSLVNIPSHPQVIWWLNLSSLALFVILLTVASLAAQRRVKMEGMMKVHCHTLMEGGGMLFLGWLLHYLPFYIMGRILYYHHYFPAMMFSSMLTGVTLDIFLQNLQLLFSSSLSHYLMRGGQSVLLLGVIYSFYLFHPLSYGMRGPLAHDSASSMAGLRWMESWEF
- the pomt2 gene encoding protein O-mannosyl-transferase 2 isoform X2, producing MDGRPKENFTQKQDTSAVRHRKTCKVNEGAKFHSQPHNGTIIGANKITKREGGHISSACRDDHVPVFILALVVVLSVSTRFYKITEPPHVCWDETHFGKMGSYYINRTFFFDVHPPLGKMLIGLAGYLTGYDGTFPFIKPGDKYEHHNYWGMRAFCAALGSCLPPFAFLIVLELSQSPAAALIAASLLIFDTGCITLSQYILLDPILMFFIMGSVLCMVKFNKQRLGPFSFSWWFWLLLTGLCLSGSLGVKFVGLFVILLVGINTALDLWRLLGDLSLSLVDFAKHLLARSFGLIMLPLFLYTTIFAIHFIVLNRSGPGDGFFSSAFQSRLIGNNLHNASMPEYLAYGSIITVKNLRIAGGYLHSHWHLYPEGVGAHQQQVTAYLHKDYNNLWLVKRLDNSDDLTGSPELVRHGDIIRLEHKETTRNLHSHFHEAPLTKKHLQVTGYGINGSGDVNDLWQVEVCGGRKGDPVKVLRSKVRFLHRATGCVLCSSGKTLPKWGWEQVEVTCSPYVKETPNSQWNIEDHINPKLPNISLSVLKPTFLEILWESHIVMIRGNSGLKPKDNEMNSKPWHWPINYQGLRFSGVNETEYRVYLLGNPVIWWLNLSSLALFVILLTVASLAAQRRVKMEGMMKVHCHTLMEGGGMLFLGWLLHYLPFYIMGRILYYHHYFPAMMFSSMLTGVTLDIFLQNLQLLFSSSLSHYLMRGGQSVLLLGVIYSFYLFHPLSYGMRGPLAHDSASSMAGLRWMESWEF